From one Bacteroides fragilis NCTC 9343 genomic stretch:
- a CDS encoding pyridoxal phosphate-dependent aminotransferase has protein sequence MPTISIRGTEMPASPIRKLAPLADAAKQRGIHVFHLNIGQPDLPTPQAAIDAIRNIDRKVLEYSPSAGYRSYREKLVGYYEKFNINLTADDIIITTGGSEAVLFSFMSCLNPGDEIIVPEPAYANYMAFAISAGAKIRTIATTIEEGFSLPKVEKFEELINERTKGILICNPNNPTGYLYTRREMNQIRDLVKKYDLFLFSDEVYREFIYTGSPYISACHLEGIENNVVLIDSVSKRYSECGIRIGALITKNKEVRDAVMKFCQARLSPPLIGQIAAEASLDAPEEYSRETYDEYVERRKCLIDGLNRIPGVYSPIPMGAFYTVAKLPVDDSDKFCAWCLSEFEYEGQTVFMAPASGFYTTPGSGKNEVRIAYVLKKEDLTRALFVLQKALEAYPGRTE, from the coding sequence ATGCCAACCATATCGATTCGCGGAACAGAGATGCCTGCATCTCCTATCAGAAAGCTGGCTCCCCTGGCAGATGCTGCCAAACAGCGGGGAATCCATGTATTTCACCTGAATATCGGACAGCCAGACCTGCCCACTCCTCAGGCCGCGATTGACGCGATACGCAACATCGACCGCAAGGTGCTCGAGTACAGCCCCAGTGCCGGTTATCGTAGCTATCGCGAGAAATTAGTAGGATATTACGAAAAGTTCAATATCAACCTGACGGCAGATGATATTATCATTACTACCGGTGGCTCCGAGGCGGTGCTTTTCTCATTCATGTCGTGCCTCAATCCGGGAGATGAAATCATAGTTCCCGAGCCGGCATACGCCAACTATATGGCTTTTGCCATTTCGGCGGGAGCTAAGATACGTACCATTGCCACGACAATCGAAGAAGGGTTTTCACTTCCGAAAGTAGAGAAGTTCGAAGAACTGATTAACGAGCGTACCAAGGGGATCTTGATTTGTAATCCGAACAATCCGACCGGTTACCTGTATACCCGCCGTGAGATGAACCAGATTCGTGATCTGGTGAAGAAATACGATCTTTTCCTTTTCTCCGACGAAGTCTACCGTGAGTTTATCTATACCGGTTCACCTTATATTTCGGCCTGCCATCTGGAAGGAATTGAAAATAATGTAGTGCTGATAGACTCCGTATCCAAGCGTTATTCCGAATGTGGTATCCGTATCGGTGCCCTGATCACGAAGAACAAAGAGGTGCGTGATGCTGTAATGAAGTTCTGTCAGGCACGTCTGAGTCCCCCTTTGATCGGGCAGATTGCTGCTGAGGCTTCGTTAGATGCTCCCGAAGAATACTCGCGTGAAACCTATGATGAATACGTAGAGCGCCGTAAATGCCTGATTGACGGACTGAACCGTATACCGGGTGTGTATTCTCCTATTCCTATGGGTGCTTTCTATACAGTAGCCAAACTACCGGTCGATGATTCGGATAAGTTTTGTGCATGGTGTCTGTCTGAGTTCGAGTACGAAGGGCAGACTGTGTTTATGGCTCCTGCTTCCGGTTTTTATACTACTCCGGGTTCCGGAAAAAATGAAGTCCGCATTGCCTATGTGCTCAAGAAAGAGGACTTGACCCGTGCACTCTTTGTTTTGCAAAAGGCATTGGAGGCTTATCCGGGAAGAACAGAATAA
- a CDS encoding ABC transporter permease yields the protein MRLSYFLARRIYRDTDGGKQVSRPAVVIAMIGIAIGLAVMIIAVSVVIGFKSEVRNKVIGFGSHIQISNFDAVGSYETHPVVVNDSMMVALSALPEVKHVQRYSTKPGMIKTDDAFQGMVLKGVGPEFDPAFFRDHLIEGEIPAFSDTASTNQVVISKAIADRLKLKLGDKIYTYFIQKDVRARRLTVKGIYQTNFSEYDNLFLLTDLYLVNRLNNWAPGQVSGAELQVRDYDKLEDITYRIATDTDNKQDIYGGTYYVQSIEQMNPQIFAWLDLLDLNVWVILILMVGVAGFTMISGLLIIILERTQMIGILKALGANDFTIRKVFLWFSVFLIGKGMLWGNAIGIVFCILQSQFGLFKLDPETYYVSMVPVSMNIWLFLLINAGTLLTSVLMLVGPSYLITKINPADSMRYE from the coding sequence TTGAGGCTTTCTTATTTTCTTGCCCGTCGGATTTATCGTGATACGGATGGTGGAAAACAAGTTTCCCGTCCTGCCGTTGTGATTGCCATGATTGGTATTGCCATCGGTCTGGCGGTGATGATCATTGCCGTATCCGTTGTGATTGGATTCAAGAGTGAAGTACGCAATAAAGTAATCGGATTCGGTTCGCATATCCAGATCAGTAATTTCGATGCGGTAGGTTCTTACGAGACTCACCCGGTTGTGGTGAATGACAGTATGATGGTCGCACTTTCTGCCCTTCCCGAGGTAAAGCATGTGCAGCGGTACTCCACGAAGCCGGGAATGATTAAGACGGACGATGCTTTTCAGGGGATGGTGCTCAAGGGAGTCGGCCCGGAGTTTGATCCCGCCTTTTTCCGTGATCATCTGATAGAAGGAGAGATCCCGGCTTTCAGTGATACGGCCTCTACCAATCAGGTAGTGATATCGAAAGCAATAGCCGACAGGCTGAAATTGAAGTTGGGAGATAAAATCTATACCTACTTCATTCAGAAAGACGTGCGTGCCCGCCGGCTGACGGTGAAAGGCATCTATCAGACAAACTTTTCCGAATATGATAATCTCTTTCTGCTGACCGATCTGTATCTGGTGAACCGTTTGAATAACTGGGCTCCCGGTCAGGTGAGCGGGGCGGAATTGCAGGTGCGTGATTATGATAAGCTGGAAGATATCACCTATCGGATTGCTACCGATACGGATAATAAGCAAGATATCTACGGAGGTACTTATTATGTTCAAAGCATAGAGCAGATGAATCCCCAGATATTTGCCTGGCTCGATCTGCTCGACCTGAATGTATGGGTGATTCTGATTCTGATGGTCGGCGTAGCCGGTTTCACCATGATTTCCGGGTTACTGATCATCATCCTTGAACGTACACAGATGATCGGCATCTTGAAGGCATTGGGAGCAAATGATTTCACTATCCGTAAAGTATTCCTGTGGTTTTCTGTCTTCCTGATTGGCAAGGGGATGTTGTGGGGCAATGCAATCGGTATCGTTTTCTGTATTTTGCAGTCACAGTTCGGACTGTTCAAGCTCGACCCCGAAACCTACTATGTAAGTATGGTGCCGGTCTCTATGAATATCTGGCTTTTCCTCCTGATCAATGCCGGCACCTTATTGACTTCTGTACTGATGTTGGTCGGACCTTCTTACCTGATAACCAAAATTAATCCGGCCGACTCCATGCGATACGAGTAA
- a CDS encoding glycosyltransferase family 2 protein gives MEAFTFNTTELILLSATGVLLIIQLIYYLGLYNRIHTHNLAVGKDEVHFGRELPPLSVVICARNESENLRRNLPTILKQDYPDFEVIVINDGSTDESEDLLSALEEEYPNLYHSFTPDSARYISRKKLALTLGIKASKHDWLVFTEADCAPVSNQWLRRMARNFTSSTDIVLGYSGYERGKGWLHKRASFDSLFTSLRYLGFALAGKPYMGIGRNLAYRKELFFKVKGFSTHLNMQRGEDDLFINQVANENNTRVETSPDAVIRMQPVERYKDWKEEKVSYMATSRFYKGSQRWLLGLETGTRLLFYAACLVGIVFGILSFHWLVVGLSLLLWFVRYSVQAYVINKTAGEMGDNRSYYFTLPVFDIIRPLQTLKLKLYRLYRGKGDFMRR, from the coding sequence ATGGAAGCATTCACATTCAATACAACTGAACTGATACTACTGTCGGCTACAGGTGTTCTTTTAATCATTCAACTTATCTACTATCTCGGACTGTACAACCGTATACACACCCACAACCTCGCTGTCGGAAAAGACGAAGTACACTTCGGACGGGAACTGCCTCCCCTATCTGTGGTGATCTGTGCACGAAACGAATCGGAAAACCTACGCCGCAACCTGCCCACGATCTTGAAACAGGATTATCCGGACTTTGAAGTAATCGTCATTAATGATGGCTCCACAGACGAAAGCGAAGACTTGCTATCGGCATTGGAGGAAGAATATCCCAACCTGTATCACAGTTTTACTCCGGACAGTGCCCGGTACATCAGCCGGAAAAAACTGGCATTGACACTGGGAATCAAAGCCAGCAAACACGACTGGCTGGTATTCACAGAAGCCGATTGTGCTCCGGTCAGCAACCAATGGCTCCGGCGAATGGCGCGTAATTTCACATCGAGTACAGACATCGTACTGGGATATAGCGGCTACGAACGAGGAAAAGGCTGGCTGCACAAGCGGGCATCTTTCGACTCGCTTTTCACCTCGCTCCGCTATCTGGGATTTGCCCTGGCAGGTAAACCGTATATGGGTATCGGACGCAATCTGGCCTACCGGAAGGAGTTGTTCTTCAAAGTCAAGGGATTCTCTACCCATCTGAATATGCAGCGCGGAGAAGACGATCTGTTCATCAACCAGGTTGCCAATGAAAACAACACCCGGGTAGAGACCTCACCGGATGCCGTGATACGGATGCAACCCGTGGAACGCTATAAGGACTGGAAAGAAGAAAAGGTGAGCTACATGGCAACTTCCCGGTTCTATAAAGGCTCGCAACGCTGGCTCCTGGGATTGGAAACCGGTACGCGACTGCTGTTTTATGCCGCTTGCCTGGTGGGGATTGTATTCGGTATCCTCAGCTTCCACTGGTTGGTTGTCGGGTTATCCCTGTTACTGTGGTTCGTCCGCTATTCGGTACAAGCCTACGTCATCAACAAAACAGCCGGTGAGATGGGTGACAACCGTTCTTACTACTTTACGCTGCCGGTTTTTGACATAATCCGTCCGTTACAGACCTTGAAGTTGAAGCTTTACCGCCTCTATCGCGGAAAAGGTGATTTCATGCGCAGATAA
- a CDS encoding AI-2E family transporter, translating to MKEKYWKYSLIIIIIGLGIILFRQITPFLGGLLGALTIYILVRKQMIYLGARMKRSFAALLITGEAILCFLVPISLIVWMLVNKLQDINLDPQAIITPVEELAGIIKAKTGYDVLGSDTLSFIVSLLPKIGQAVMGGISSFAVNLFVLVFVLYFMLIGGTKMEAYIDDILPFNEKNTREVTHEINMIVRSNAIGIPLLAVIQGGVALIGYFIFGAPNAWLIGVLTCFATIIPMVGTALVWFPVAAYLALTGEWANAIGLAAYGGIVVSQCDNLIRFILQKKMADTHPLITIFGVVIGLSLFGFMGVIFGPLVLSLFLLFVDMFKKEYLDNKK from the coding sequence ATGAAAGAAAAATATTGGAAATATTCTCTGATTATTATCATTATCGGACTGGGCATTATCTTGTTCCGGCAAATCACTCCCTTCCTCGGCGGATTACTGGGGGCACTCACTATCTACATCCTTGTACGCAAACAGATGATCTATCTCGGTGCACGAATGAAACGAAGCTTCGCAGCACTGCTGATCACAGGAGAAGCCATTCTGTGCTTCCTGGTTCCCATCTCGCTGATTGTATGGATGCTGGTCAATAAATTGCAGGATATCAACCTGGATCCCCAGGCCATCATTACCCCTGTCGAAGAGTTAGCGGGAATCATTAAAGCAAAAACAGGATATGATGTGCTGGGCAGTGACACACTTTCATTCATCGTCTCCCTGCTTCCCAAGATAGGGCAGGCAGTGATGGGAGGCATCAGCAGTTTTGCCGTCAACCTGTTTGTATTGGTCTTCGTACTGTACTTCATGTTGATAGGAGGAACTAAAATGGAAGCCTACATCGACGACATCCTGCCTTTCAACGAAAAGAATACCCGGGAGGTAACCCATGAAATCAATATGATTGTCCGTTCCAATGCCATTGGCATTCCCTTGCTTGCAGTCATTCAGGGAGGGGTAGCCCTGATCGGTTATTTCATCTTCGGAGCACCGAATGCCTGGCTGATAGGAGTGCTGACCTGCTTCGCCACAATCATCCCGATGGTGGGGACAGCCTTGGTATGGTTTCCGGTAGCCGCCTATCTTGCACTGACCGGCGAGTGGGCAAACGCCATCGGACTGGCGGCTTACGGTGGAATTGTCGTCTCGCAATGTGATAACCTGATACGGTTTATCCTCCAGAAGAAAATGGCAGACACCCATCCGCTAATAACCATCTTCGGCGTAGTCATCGGATTATCCTTGTTCGGATTCATGGGAGTCATCTTCGGACCGCTTGTGCTGTCGCTGTTCTTGTTGTTTGTCGATATGTTTAAAAAAGAATATCTGGACAATAAGAAATAA
- a CDS encoding sensor histidine kinase, which yields MIFSQRIYFIILFHVLLILVTAGTGLWLVVSHTGYIIGGILLLCSLFQIGALTRQLNTFNRKIRLFFDAVQDKDNMLYFPEANVGKEQAQLNRSLNRLNDLLARTKGESHKQEHFYQSLLEEVPSGVLAWDDSGRIIIANSAAFSLLKCNRLYTETQLAQLLNATGIRKSLSISEKKMILDGETITILSIKDIGDELSDKENESWSKLTHVLTHEIMNTIAPILSLSQTLSERPDINEKSARGLRIIQAQSERLMEFTESFRHLSYLPHPEKRRFALTEMLRNLEELLQSDFRERGIRFMLQCVPDPIETDGDPNQLSQVFLNLLKNAMQALEGQADGRIILRVRRADRLQVEIEDNGPGIPEEIREQIFIPFFTTKTEGSGIGLSLCKQIIRQHDGHLSIRESRPGQTIFSLDLP from the coding sequence ATGATATTCAGTCAACGCATCTATTTCATCATACTGTTTCACGTATTGCTGATACTGGTCACAGCAGGCACCGGACTATGGTTGGTCGTGTCACATACGGGATACATCATCGGCGGTATACTGCTGCTCTGTTCGCTGTTCCAGATCGGTGCATTGACCCGGCAGTTGAATACGTTTAACCGGAAAATCAGACTGTTCTTCGACGCCGTGCAGGATAAGGATAATATGCTCTACTTTCCGGAGGCAAATGTCGGCAAAGAGCAGGCACAGCTGAACCGCTCCCTCAACCGGCTTAACGACCTCCTTGCCCGCACCAAAGGCGAAAGTCACAAACAAGAACATTTCTATCAATCACTGCTCGAGGAGGTGCCTAGCGGCGTGCTTGCCTGGGACGACTCAGGTAGAATCATTATTGCCAACAGTGCCGCTTTCTCGCTGCTGAAATGCAACCGTCTCTATACCGAAACCCAATTGGCACAACTGCTGAATGCAACCGGTATCCGCAAGAGTCTCAGCATATCGGAGAAAAAGATGATTCTGGACGGCGAAACCATCACCATCTTGTCCATCAAAGACATCGGCGACGAATTGAGCGATAAGGAGAACGAATCATGGAGCAAACTGACGCATGTGCTGACGCATGAAATCATGAATACCATCGCACCGATCCTTTCACTCTCACAAACCTTGTCCGAACGTCCGGATATCAACGAAAAATCGGCCCGCGGACTACGGATTATACAGGCTCAGAGCGAACGGCTGATGGAGTTTACGGAGTCATTCCGGCATCTGTCCTATCTCCCCCATCCGGAAAAAAGGCGCTTCGCATTGACCGAGATGCTCCGCAATCTTGAAGAATTGCTGCAAAGCGACTTTCGGGAACGCGGCATCCGGTTCATGCTGCAATGCGTGCCGGACCCGATAGAAACAGATGGTGATCCCAATCAACTGTCACAAGTCTTTCTTAATCTGCTGAAAAATGCGATGCAGGCACTCGAGGGACAGGCGGACGGAAGAATCATTCTCCGTGTACGGCGGGCAGACCGTCTGCAGGTCGAGATAGAAGACAATGGCCCCGGCATACCGGAAGAGATACGGGAACAGATCTTCATTCCGTTCTTCACAACGAAAACGGAAGGAAGCGGAATCGGGCTCAGTCTTTGCAAACAGATCATCCGGCAACATGACGGACACTTATCCATCCGGGAAAGCCGTCCGGGACAAACTATTTTCAGTCTCGATCTGCCTTAG
- a CDS encoding sigma-54-dependent transcriptional regulator, translated as MNTGTILIVDDNKGVLASLELLLENYFSKILTASNPNQITALLTTHRIDVVILDMNFSAGINNGNEGLYWLGHIRQMAPTLPVVMLTAYGDVELAVKALKNGAADFLLKPWDNQTLIDKVTEAYRSRKAPEHTAKVDRAEGFEMLVGRSPAMLQLMKVVSKVARTDANILITGENGTGKEILAREIHRLSPRGARPMLNVDMGAISESLFESELFGHERGAFTDAHESRPGKFEAANGSSLFMDELGNLPLPLQTKLLTVLQSRNVTRLGSNKVIPVDIRLISATNKDIPEMVKQGMFREDLFYRINTIHLELPPLRERGDDILLFIDCFLRKFTSKYQRQEIRIHEQTVEKLRSYHWPGNIRELQHTIEKAVILCEGSVIRPKDILVKQTWQPQATATVPNLEEVERRAIETAILQNNGNLTAAAEQLGVSRQTLYNKLKRFKL; from the coding sequence ATGAACACAGGAACCATTCTGATTGTAGACGATAACAAAGGAGTATTGGCCTCACTCGAACTTCTGCTCGAAAACTACTTCAGCAAGATACTGACAGCTTCGAATCCAAATCAGATCACCGCCCTGCTGACAACGCACCGCATCGATGTAGTCATCCTGGACATGAACTTCTCGGCGGGTATCAACAATGGCAACGAGGGACTTTACTGGTTGGGGCACATCCGGCAGATGGCTCCCACCCTACCCGTAGTGATGCTGACAGCTTACGGAGATGTGGAACTTGCCGTTAAAGCACTTAAAAACGGTGCAGCCGACTTCCTGCTGAAACCATGGGACAACCAGACCCTGATCGACAAGGTGACGGAAGCCTACCGTAGCCGCAAAGCTCCGGAACATACTGCAAAAGTTGACAGGGCTGAGGGATTCGAAATGCTGGTGGGGCGTTCGCCTGCCATGTTGCAACTGATGAAAGTGGTATCGAAAGTGGCACGCACGGACGCCAACATCCTGATAACGGGAGAAAACGGAACAGGCAAAGAAATACTGGCACGGGAGATACACCGCCTCTCACCTCGTGGCGCACGTCCGATGCTGAACGTAGATATGGGGGCCATCAGCGAGTCGCTGTTCGAAAGTGAACTGTTCGGACACGAACGGGGAGCTTTCACCGATGCCCACGAAAGCCGTCCCGGAAAGTTCGAAGCGGCCAACGGCAGTTCACTGTTCATGGACGAACTGGGCAACCTCCCTCTCCCACTCCAAACCAAGCTCCTCACCGTATTGCAAAGCCGGAATGTGACTCGTCTGGGCAGTAACAAAGTGATTCCGGTCGATATCCGCCTGATTTCGGCAACGAACAAAGATATACCGGAAATGGTGAAGCAGGGCATGTTTCGCGAAGACCTGTTCTACCGCATCAACACCATTCATCTGGAACTGCCTCCCCTACGTGAACGGGGAGATGATATCCTACTCTTTATCGACTGCTTCTTACGTAAATTCACCTCTAAATATCAACGGCAGGAAATACGGATACACGAGCAGACTGTCGAAAAATTACGCAGTTATCATTGGCCGGGCAATATAAGGGAGTTGCAGCACACCATCGAAAAAGCGGTCATCTTGTGTGAAGGCAGCGTAATCCGCCCCAAAGATATCTTGGTGAAACAGACCTGGCAACCGCAGGCAACCGCCACTGTCCCCAATCTGGAAGAGGTGGAGCGGAGGGCCATCGAAACTGCCATCCTGCAAAACAACGGTAACCTGACTGCCGCAGCCGAACAATTGGGAGTGAGCCGGCAAACATTATACAATAAACTCAAACGATTCAAACTCTGA
- a CDS encoding TolC family protein — protein MKHFISFCTFLLFSTLLFAQAERSLDECIRIAWKQNPSLRNSGIDIKEARMDYISSVASFLPRVSVSAEAGRNFGRSIDPNTNGYTNDTFDEGTVGLDMTLSLFEGFTRINRVRFEKMNRNRSEWALKERRNELACQVTDAYYKLLLEERMLDLALEQSRLSERYLKQTEAFVELGLKSVSDLQEVKARREGDIYRYQARQNGCRLALLRLKQLLNLHAEDTLAVQDTINYELLSAYPLPQTEELYTQSLVAMPSMRMMELRQRAARKEYAMAGGKFSPTVFARFSMASRYLDGFSTKQLNDNLGKYIGIGISIPLLSGLERLTTLRKHKLNIFRLRNEEELQKQQLYTEVEQTVLSLRSGYDEFRQVLQQFRAEELVLKESERKWEEGLISVFQLMEARNRFISSKAELARVRLQVDMTLKMETYYRTGSFCTLPGEE, from the coding sequence ATGAAACATTTTATATCATTTTGTACCTTTCTTCTTTTTTCAACTCTCTTGTTTGCACAAGCAGAGAGGTCGCTCGACGAATGTATCCGTATTGCATGGAAACAGAATCCGTCTTTACGGAATAGCGGGATAGATATCAAAGAAGCCCGGATGGATTACATCTCTTCTGTGGCGAGTTTCCTGCCCCGTGTCAGTGTATCGGCCGAAGCCGGACGTAACTTCGGGCGTTCCATCGACCCGAATACCAACGGATATACCAACGATACCTTTGATGAAGGAACCGTCGGGCTGGACATGACCCTTTCGCTCTTTGAGGGTTTCACCCGTATCAATCGGGTACGTTTTGAGAAGATGAACCGCAACCGGAGTGAGTGGGCTTTGAAAGAACGCCGTAACGAACTGGCCTGTCAGGTGACGGATGCCTATTATAAACTTCTGCTTGAAGAGCGGATGCTCGATCTGGCTTTAGAGCAGAGCCGCCTTAGCGAGCGTTATCTCAAACAGACCGAGGCCTTCGTCGAGTTGGGATTGAAGTCGGTTTCTGATTTGCAGGAAGTCAAAGCCCGTCGCGAAGGTGATATTTACCGCTATCAGGCCCGTCAGAATGGTTGTCGTCTGGCATTGCTCCGCTTGAAGCAGCTATTGAATCTGCATGCCGAGGATACGCTGGCCGTACAAGATACTATCAACTACGAACTTCTTTCGGCCTATCCGCTGCCACAAACGGAAGAACTCTATACGCAATCTCTGGTGGCGATGCCTTCGATGCGGATGATGGAACTCAGGCAACGTGCAGCCCGTAAGGAGTATGCCATGGCAGGAGGTAAATTTTCGCCAACCGTCTTTGCCCGCTTTTCAATGGCTTCCCGTTACCTCGATGGTTTTTCTACCAAACAGTTGAACGACAATTTAGGCAAGTATATCGGTATCGGTATTTCCATCCCTCTGCTGAGCGGGCTGGAACGACTGACCACCCTGCGCAAACACAAGTTGAATATATTCCGCCTCCGGAACGAGGAAGAACTGCAAAAGCAACAACTCTATACGGAGGTGGAGCAAACGGTTCTTTCTCTCCGTTCCGGTTATGATGAATTCCGGCAAGTGTTGCAGCAGTTCAGAGCCGAAGAGCTGGTACTGAAAGAATCCGAACGGAAATGGGAAGAGGGGCTTATCTCCGTCTTTCAGTTGATGGAGGCCCGCAATCGCTTCATCTCCTCCAAAGCCGAGTTGGCGCGGGTACGCTTGCAGGTAGATATGACTTTGAAGATGGAAACCTATTATCGCACGGGGAGCTTCTGTACGTTGCCCGGTGAAGAGTGA
- a CDS encoding efflux RND transporter periplasmic adaptor subunit: MDTMIERKPGMKRKHYYAVAGAVVLVGLVFYFIFRDTSSSMNVEKDRLTIATVTRGEFSDYIRVIGQVMPNRIIYMDAIEGGRVEERLKEEGAIVKAGDVILRLSNPLLNIGIMQSEADLAYQENELRNTRISMEQEHLRLKQERIGLNKELAVKQRRYEQYSRLIKEQLIAEEEFRLAAEEYEAARAQLEVIDERIRQDNFFRESQVHSLDENIRNMKRSLALVRERVENLKVKAPIDGQVGNLDAQIGQSIAAGEHIGQIITPDLKVQAQIDEHYVERVVPGLPADFTRDGGNYKLEVTKPYPEVKEGQFRTDLQFTAGRPENIRAGQTYHINLQLGDPAQAILVPRGGFFQITGGRWMYVVDESGKFATRRPIRIGRQNPQYYEVTEGLKPGDRVIVSGYELFGDNEKLILK; the protein is encoded by the coding sequence ATGGATACAATGATCGAACGCAAGCCCGGAATGAAGCGGAAGCATTATTATGCCGTCGCCGGAGCCGTGGTATTGGTGGGACTTGTTTTTTACTTTATTTTCAGAGACACTTCCTCTTCTATGAATGTGGAAAAAGACCGGCTGACCATTGCTACAGTTACCCGGGGAGAGTTCAGTGATTACATCCGGGTTATCGGACAAGTGATGCCCAACCGCATCATTTATATGGATGCGATAGAAGGAGGCCGTGTGGAAGAGCGCCTGAAAGAAGAAGGAGCCATCGTCAAGGCAGGCGATGTGATTCTTCGTCTCAGCAATCCGCTCCTGAACATCGGAATCATGCAGAGCGAAGCCGATCTGGCCTATCAGGAGAACGAGTTGCGCAATACCCGCATCAGCATGGAGCAGGAACATCTGCGGCTGAAACAGGAACGCATCGGCCTGAATAAGGAACTGGCAGTGAAACAACGGCGTTACGAGCAATACAGCCGCCTTATCAAAGAGCAGCTGATAGCGGAAGAGGAGTTTCGGCTGGCTGCCGAAGAGTACGAAGCGGCAAGGGCACAACTGGAAGTCATTGACGAACGCATCCGTCAGGACAATTTTTTCAGGGAGAGTCAGGTTCATAGTCTCGATGAAAACATCCGTAATATGAAGCGCAGCCTCGCCCTGGTACGCGAGCGGGTGGAAAACCTGAAGGTAAAAGCTCCCATCGATGGACAGGTGGGCAATCTCGATGCCCAGATCGGCCAGTCCATTGCTGCCGGCGAGCATATCGGACAGATCATTACACCCGATCTGAAAGTGCAGGCACAGATCGATGAGCATTATGTGGAACGGGTGGTTCCCGGACTTCCGGCGGATTTCACCCGTGACGGAGGCAACTATAAACTTGAAGTGACCAAACCCTATCCGGAAGTAAAAGAGGGACAATTCCGTACCGACCTTCAGTTTACTGCCGGACGTCCCGAAAACATCCGTGCCGGGCAGACGTATCACATCAATCTTCAGTTGGGAGATCCTGCCCAGGCCATTCTTGTACCTCGTGGAGGATTCTTTCAAATAACCGGGGGCCGCTGGATGTATGTTGTTGACGAAAGTGGTAAATTTGCCACGCGCCGTCCCATCCGGATCGGACGGCAGAATCCGCAATATTATGAAGTGACTGAGGGATTGAAACCGGGCGACCGGGTGATTGTATCCGGATATGAATTGTTTGGGGATAACGAGAAACTTATATTGAAATAA